From a region of the Haematobia irritans isolate KBUSLIRL chromosome 4, ASM5000362v1, whole genome shotgun sequence genome:
- the LOC142236108 gene encoding lipase 3-like isoform X4, with amino-acid sequence MSLWRNETMKVFIVLYLILLRNLNINEYHITLNTCGRIIQHNYPCEKHVVQTSDGYLITVFRIPHTLWTYNVRGRKRPAVLLTHGLMSSSDIWVLNKPENGLPFMLANAGYDVWLANARGNIYSQNHVSLDPTSGQFWDFSLDEIGQYDLPAIIDYIIATTKQPSIHYVGYSQGTTLFFIMLSTKPSYGSKIKTSHLLGPAVFACHMTSPLLIPVAKILGRPFAANYFANISTHKYDEVIRSKVPSMCKYPIVDTMCASSIKLLAGWGTPYLNYDILEDFFKTAPAAISVRQLMQYYQFVFSCDFRPYSFDVTRNIQKYGMAQPPSYNLQNVHVKEPIDVYYSDNDYFVSLQDVEQLYRLLGERVSWHRVKYPKFNHFDFVLSKNVKEVISDCIVEQMEKYEGRSVNGSFCNHFKETHF; translated from the exons TGTGGCCGAATCATTCAGCATAATTATCCCTGTGAAAAGCATGTAGTGCAAACCAGTGATGGTTATCTAATAACCGTATTTCGCATACCCCACACACTGTGGACTTACAATGTACGAGGACGGAAAAGACCTGCAGTACTATTGACACATGGTTTGATGTCATCATCCGATATTTGGGTTCTAAATAAACCCGAAAATGGTTTACCATTTATGTTGGCCAATGCAGGCTATGACGTATGGTTGGCCAATGCCCGAGGAAATATTTATTCCCAAAACCATGTATCATTGGATCCAACATCGGGACAATTCTGGGATTTCTCTTTGGATGAGATTGGTCAATATGATTTGCCGGCCATCATTGATTATATCATTGCTACCACTAAACAGCCCAGTATACACTATGTGGGCTATTCGCAAGGCAccactttattttttataatgctCTCTACGAAACCTAGCTATGGATCGAAAATAAAAACCTCGCATTTATTGGGGCCTGCGGTATTTGCATGTCACATGACATCACCTTTACTCATCCCTGTTGCCAAAATATTGGGCAGACCATTTGCTGCCAATTATTTTGCCAATATATCCACCCACAAATATGATGAAGTAATACGATCCAAAGTACCTTCAATGTGCAAATATCCCATTGTGGATACAATGTGTGCTAGTTCCATAAAATTACTTGCCGGTTGGGGAACACCATATCTCAACTAT GATATCTTAgaggatttttttaaaactgCTCCGGCAGCAATATCTGTACGCCAACTGATGCAatattaccaatttgtattctcTTGCGATTTTCGACCGTATAGTTTTGATGTCACAAGGAATATACAAAAATACGGAATGGCCCAACCTCCCTCATATAATCTTCAAAATGTCCATGTGAAAGAGCCCATAGATGTCTACTATAGCGACAATGATTATTTTGTATCACTGCAAGATGTTGAACAACTCTATCGACTATTAGGTGAACGAGTATCGTGGCATCGTGTGAAATATCCAAAATTCAATCATTTTGATTTTGTCCTATCAAAAAATGTCAAAGAAGTTATCTCCGATTGTATTGTGGAGCAAATGGAAAAATACGAAGGTCGATCGGTCAATGGAAGTTTTTGTAATCATTTCAAAGAAACACATTTCTAA
- the LOC142236108 gene encoding lipase 3-like isoform X3, protein MRFKDWRLMSLWRNETMKVFIVLYLILLRNLNINEYHITLNTCGRIIQHNYPCEKHVVQTSDGYLITVFRIPHTLWTYNVRGRKRPAVLLTHGLMSSSDIWVLNKPENGLPFMLANAGYDVWLANARGNIYSQNHVSLDPTSGQFWDFSLDEIGQYDLPAIIDYIIATTKQPSIHYVGYSQGTTLFFIMLSTKPSYGSKIKTSHLLGPAVFACHMTSPLLIPVAKILGRPFAANYFANISTHKYDEVIRSKVPSMCKYPIVDTMCASSIKLLAGWGTPYLNYDILEDFFKTAPAAISVRQLMQYYQFVFSCDFRPYSFDVTRNIQKYGMAQPPSYNLQNVHVKEPIDVYYSDNDYFVSLQDVEQLYRLLGERVSWHRVKYPKFNHFDFVLSKNVKEVISDCIVEQMEKYEGRSVNGSFCNHFKETHF, encoded by the exons TGTGGCCGAATCATTCAGCATAATTATCCCTGTGAAAAGCATGTAGTGCAAACCAGTGATGGTTATCTAATAACCGTATTTCGCATACCCCACACACTGTGGACTTACAATGTACGAGGACGGAAAAGACCTGCAGTACTATTGACACATGGTTTGATGTCATCATCCGATATTTGGGTTCTAAATAAACCCGAAAATGGTTTACCATTTATGTTGGCCAATGCAGGCTATGACGTATGGTTGGCCAATGCCCGAGGAAATATTTATTCCCAAAACCATGTATCATTGGATCCAACATCGGGACAATTCTGGGATTTCTCTTTGGATGAGATTGGTCAATATGATTTGCCGGCCATCATTGATTATATCATTGCTACCACTAAACAGCCCAGTATACACTATGTGGGCTATTCGCAAGGCAccactttattttttataatgctCTCTACGAAACCTAGCTATGGATCGAAAATAAAAACCTCGCATTTATTGGGGCCTGCGGTATTTGCATGTCACATGACATCACCTTTACTCATCCCTGTTGCCAAAATATTGGGCAGACCATTTGCTGCCAATTATTTTGCCAATATATCCACCCACAAATATGATGAAGTAATACGATCCAAAGTACCTTCAATGTGCAAATATCCCATTGTGGATACAATGTGTGCTAGTTCCATAAAATTACTTGCCGGTTGGGGAACACCATATCTCAACTAT GATATCTTAgaggatttttttaaaactgCTCCGGCAGCAATATCTGTACGCCAACTGATGCAatattaccaatttgtattctcTTGCGATTTTCGACCGTATAGTTTTGATGTCACAAGGAATATACAAAAATACGGAATGGCCCAACCTCCCTCATATAATCTTCAAAATGTCCATGTGAAAGAGCCCATAGATGTCTACTATAGCGACAATGATTATTTTGTATCACTGCAAGATGTTGAACAACTCTATCGACTATTAGGTGAACGAGTATCGTGGCATCGTGTGAAATATCCAAAATTCAATCATTTTGATTTTGTCCTATCAAAAAATGTCAAAGAAGTTATCTCCGATTGTATTGTGGAGCAAATGGAAAAATACGAAGGTCGATCGGTCAATGGAAGTTTTTGTAATCATTTCAAAGAAACACATTTCTAA